ATCATGAAGGAGATACCCGATCATTTGCGAACCGGACTATCGGTCGTGTTCATAGGATTCAATCCCAGCCCGAAATCGGGGGAGGTGGGTCATCATTATGCCAACCCGCGTAATAACTTCTGGCGTATTCTGTATCGCTCGGGACTGACACCTCGCTTGTATACGGCTGCAGAGGATCATGAACTGTTGGAGCTGGGATACGGCTTCACCAATATTGTATCTAGGCCGACGCGCACGGCGGAGGAGATCACCCGGGAGGAATATGCGCAAGGCAGGCAAATTCTACGCGATAAGCTTGAGCTTTACCGTCCGGAAGTGGCTTGCTTTGTCGGAAAAGGGGTATATACGGAATTTAGCCGCCGTTCTCATGCGGAATGGGGGTTCCAAGAGGAGCCGATCATCGAGGATGTTCGGGAATTTGTAGCTCCTTCCTCCAGTGGGTTAGTGCGGATGCCAATGGAGGAGATCATTTCTATTTATAAGGGGTTGTTCCAAGGATGAACAGCAGGGGCCAGGTGACTTCTGCGGTAGCTGCGGCGGCATTCACAGACAAGTAGCTCCTGGGCCCAGGAGGCTGTAGCAGAAGTGCATGCGCTCGGCTTCATTAAGGGGTGGGCCAACGGCTAATTTGCACCACAGAGCCAGACTACTCGGGCTGAGGCTGCCCAGATAGTTGCTAGATTGATTAACGGATAATTGGGGTCAGGATATTGCAGTGGGGCTGCTTCATGGTCGATTTATGGCCAAGGGCAGTCCTTGTTCTATGTAGCCGTAGTCACCGCGTCGCGCACATTGTGCCAAGTTGGGACGAGTCACGTAACCGCTTCACTCAAAGTTACCTTTATTTCCATGACCGCCACCATGCGACGCCATAACGGGCGCTGGGAGCTGCGCTAGGGGCAAAATGGCCAGCAGCAGCGAGAAAAGATGCAAAAGTGCATCTTTTCATCAGAGACACGCAGGGGAAATTGTAAATTGATGCAAAAGTGCAGGATTTCCAAAGGATTTGGTTGATTTTATGAGAAATAGGCTTAAAAAGAGGTAAAACTGCAGTTTTTTTCTAAAAATAGGCGAATTAATCGCTAAAAACCTGCATTATTGCATCTTTTTCATTTCATAGATTAGGTCAGCTGGAAATGACTTCTTTCTATCGACTATTTTACAGTAGTGTGCTATTATAGAGTCCTGATAACGTGGTAACGAACTAAAGCGTTTGGGCTGAATCTTGAAACTGGAGTAATCATACGAGAGCAGGCGCAAGCGAACTAAAGAGCAAAATTATTTTAATATAATTACCATGATTGTTCGGATTATTGAGTATTACGGGGGAGAGAGAAATGATGAAGAAGACGGGATTAATTAGCCTAATCGTAGTGGCCATGTTTGTGGCCTTGGCCGGATGCGGCGCATCGGGATCAAGTAAGAATGAGAACAAGCTGGTGATCGGGATCGATGATCAATTTGCACCGCTTGGATTCCGGGACAAAGATAATAATATCGTAGGCTTCGATATTGACTATGCTAGAGCTGCCGCGGAGAAGATGGGTAAGGAAGCGGTATTCCAGCCAATCGATTGGAAGGCGAAGGAATCCGAGCTGAAGAGCGGCCGGATCGACTTGATCTGGAACGGATATACGATTACAGATGAACGCAAAGAGATGGTGCTGTTTACGAAGCCTTATCTGGAGAATAGCCAGGTTATCGTGACGCTGGTGGACTCGGAGATTGCTGGAGTGAATGATCTGGCAGGCAAGGTTGTCGGACTGCAGGCTCAGTCGTCGGCTGCCGATGCGCTGGATGCCAATCCGATCAAAGACAAGATCAAGACCGTATCTGAATTTTCCGATAACGTGCTTGCATTAAGCGACCTCAAGACGAAGCGTCTTGATGCGGTTATTATCGATGAAGTAGTAGCTCGCTACTATCTATCTCAAGAGGAAGGGACCTTTAAGATTCTGGATGAGTCGTTAGCTCCTGAACTCTATGGTATCGGCGTGAAGCAAGGCAATGAAGAGCTGCTGAACAAGCTGCAGCAGGCACTCGATGAACTGAACAGCGATGGGACTGCAGCGGAGATTTCTAAGAAATGGTTCGGCGAGGATAAAGTGCTGAAATAGATCGTGAGGAGACGTTGGGTATGAGCTTGGACTACATCTTAGAGATCATTGGACCTATGCTGGAAGGCGTAAAAATGACGGTGTTGCTGTTCTTTCTGGCCATCATTACGTCCGTTCCGCTCGGATTCCTCGTCACCTTAATGGTGAAGAGCCGAATTAAGCCGCTGGCAGGGCTGGCGCATATATATATTTACGTCATGCGGGGAACGCCTCTATTGCTGCAAATGCTCGTCATTTGCTTCGGATTGCCTGTCATTCCGGGGATTGGACAGTATTTGGTCATGGATCGCTTCGTCGCTGCTTGCCTAGCCTTCACCTTGAACTATGGCGCTTATTTTGCTGAGATCTTCCGCGGCGGGTTGCTGGCGATCGATCGGGGACAGTATGAGGCGGCTCAAGTATTAGGCTTGAGCAAATGGCATACGACGACGCGAGTCGTGCTGCCGCAGATGTTCCGAATCGCGCTTCCGGCGGTAGCCAATGAATCGATTACCCTTGTGAAGGATACTGCTCTGCTCTATGCCGTTGCGGTGCCGGAGCTGCTGCATTTTGCCCAGACAGCGGTGAACCGCGACTTTACGATCGTGCCTTTCTTTGTAGCGGGGGTTATATATCTATTGATGACGCTAGTGTTGACCTTGCTGTTCAAAGCACTTGAGCGGAAGCTCAAATTCGAATAAAAGGACGTAGAATCGTTATGGCAATCATAGAGGTTATGAATCTTAGAAAATCGTTCGGTACCGTGGATGTGCTGAAGAATGTATCCTTATCGGTCAATGCGCAGGAAGTGGTCGCCGTCATTGGTCCGTCTGGTTCTGGGAAGAGCACGATGCTGCGCAGCCTGGCGTATCTGGAGAAGATCGATGGCGGCAGCATTCAAATTGGCGGAGGATTTCTGGCCAAGGATGGGAATTACTCTGCTGCTCCTAAGGTGAAGGAGATTACATCACGAATGGGAATGGTGTTCCAGCATTTCAATCTGTTCCCTCACTTGACGGTTCGCGACAATCTGGAGCTTGCGCCCCGGTTAGTGAAGAAGCTTCCCGCTGTAGAACTGCGTAATAGAGCTTCAGAGTTGTTGGAGAAGGTCGGCCTGCTTGATAAGGCTGATGTCTATCCGGCCAATCTATCCGGCGGGCAGAAGCAGAGGGTAGCGATTGCAAGAGCACTAATGATGAGCCCGGAGATTCTGCTCTTTGACGAGCCGACATCGGCGCTTGATCCAGAGTTAACGGGCGAGGTGTTGGAAGTCATGAAGCAGCTTGCTGAGGAGCATATGACGATGATCGTTGTTACTCATGAGATGGGCTTTGCGCGTGAAGTCGCCGATCGGGTCATGTTCATGGCCGACGGTGAGTTTATTGAAGCAGGAACACCGGAGCAACTATTTGATCATCCACAGCATGAGCGGAC
The window above is part of the Paenibacillus lutimineralis genome. Proteins encoded here:
- a CDS encoding mismatch-specific DNA-glycosylase, which gives rise to MKEIPDHLRTGLSVVFIGFNPSPKSGEVGHHYANPRNNFWRILYRSGLTPRLYTAAEDHELLELGYGFTNIVSRPTRTAEEITREEYAQGRQILRDKLELYRPEVACFVGKGVYTEFSRRSHAEWGFQEEPIIEDVREFVAPSSSGLVRMPMEEIISIYKGLFQG
- a CDS encoding S-layer homology domain-containing protein, whose product is MRRHSQTSSSWAQEAVAEVHALGFIKGWANG
- a CDS encoding amino acid ABC transporter substrate-binding protein, which produces MKKTGLISLIVVAMFVALAGCGASGSSKNENKLVIGIDDQFAPLGFRDKDNNIVGFDIDYARAAAEKMGKEAVFQPIDWKAKESELKSGRIDLIWNGYTITDERKEMVLFTKPYLENSQVIVTLVDSEIAGVNDLAGKVVGLQAQSSAADALDANPIKDKIKTVSEFSDNVLALSDLKTKRLDAVIIDEVVARYYLSQEEGTFKILDESLAPELYGIGVKQGNEELLNKLQQALDELNSDGTAAEISKKWFGEDKVLK
- a CDS encoding amino acid ABC transporter permease; the encoded protein is MSLDYILEIIGPMLEGVKMTVLLFFLAIITSVPLGFLVTLMVKSRIKPLAGLAHIYIYVMRGTPLLLQMLVICFGLPVIPGIGQYLVMDRFVAACLAFTLNYGAYFAEIFRGGLLAIDRGQYEAAQVLGLSKWHTTTRVVLPQMFRIALPAVANESITLVKDTALLYAVAVPELLHFAQTAVNRDFTIVPFFVAGVIYLLMTLVLTLLFKALERKLKFE
- a CDS encoding amino acid ABC transporter ATP-binding protein; this encodes MAIIEVMNLRKSFGTVDVLKNVSLSVNAQEVVAVIGPSGSGKSTMLRSLAYLEKIDGGSIQIGGGFLAKDGNYSAAPKVKEITSRMGMVFQHFNLFPHLTVRDNLELAPRLVKKLPAVELRNRASELLEKVGLLDKADVYPANLSGGQKQRVAIARALMMSPEILLFDEPTSALDPELTGEVLEVMKQLAEEHMTMIVVTHEMGFAREVADRVMFMADGEFIEAGTPEQLFDHPQHERTKAFLTRVL